From one Bordetella genomosp. 9 genomic stretch:
- a CDS encoding DUF3253 domain-containing protein, with translation MSPTTPEIEHCIADLLKRRAEASSICPSDAARALGGDGDAWRDLMPAIRNTAARMARQGYIVITQGETTLDPDDIDHGPIRLRRGPSFADIPAPRVKTRAPG, from the coding sequence ATGAGCCCGACAACGCCAGAGATCGAACACTGCATAGCGGACCTGCTCAAGCGCAGGGCCGAGGCATCGTCCATCTGTCCGTCGGACGCCGCGCGCGCATTGGGCGGCGATGGCGATGCGTGGCGCGACCTGATGCCGGCGATCAGGAACACCGCCGCGCGCATGGCGCGTCAGGGGTACATCGTCATCACCCAGGGCGAAACCACGCTGGACCCCGACGATATCGACCACGGCCCGATCCGCCTGCGGCGCGGGCCATCGTTCGCGGATATCCCGGCGCCCCGCGTGAAAACGCGGGCTCCGGGCTAG
- a CDS encoding IclR family transcriptional regulator has product MNRKTPPHYELGPREDLLAHPQFASTLFNGLEVLRQFTPAQPSLGNKEIADALGLSRPAVTRLTFTLVGMGLLRRDERTGRYSLGPAVLSLGYPLLVDLTLRQLAAHDMVELARFARGPVSLGVRDRLQVVYVETVEDRDSSGTRPDIGSTRPLLRTAMGRALMYAHTPQERKLICSCYAQAHPADWERFSPALAAAYEDIARDGFVVVKRDWQPNICGIAVPLRYRANGMPLAMSVTIQIDAADDGYVGQVLGPRIASLVRNLDYRLGMVDG; this is encoded by the coding sequence ATGAACCGTAAAACGCCGCCGCATTACGAGCTCGGCCCACGCGAAGACCTGCTTGCCCATCCGCAGTTCGCGTCCACCCTGTTCAATGGCCTGGAGGTGCTGCGGCAGTTCACGCCCGCCCAACCATCCCTGGGCAACAAGGAAATCGCCGACGCCCTGGGCCTGAGCCGGCCGGCGGTCACCCGCCTGACGTTCACGCTGGTGGGAATGGGCCTGCTGCGGCGTGACGAGCGCACGGGCCGGTATTCGCTCGGCCCCGCCGTCCTGAGCCTGGGCTATCCCTTGCTGGTGGACCTGACGCTGCGGCAGCTCGCCGCGCACGATATGGTCGAACTGGCCCGCTTCGCGCGCGGCCCCGTGTCGCTAGGCGTGCGCGACCGCCTGCAGGTGGTCTATGTGGAAACGGTGGAAGACCGCGATTCCAGCGGCACCCGGCCCGATATCGGTTCGACGCGGCCGCTGCTGCGCACGGCCATGGGCCGTGCCTTGATGTATGCCCACACGCCCCAGGAACGGAAGCTGATCTGCAGCTGCTACGCGCAGGCGCATCCGGCGGACTGGGAGCGCTTTTCGCCGGCGTTGGCGGCGGCCTACGAAGACATCGCCCGGGACGGCTTCGTCGTGGTCAAGCGCGACTGGCAACCGAATATCTGCGGGATCGCCGTTCCCCTGCGCTACCGTGCCAACGGCATGCCGCTGGCGATGAGCGTGACTATCCAGATCGACGCGGCGGATGATGGCTACGTCGGCCAGGTCCTGGGCCCGCGCATCGCATCGCTGGTGCGCAACCTGGACTACCGGCTGGGCATGGTCGACGGCTAG
- a CDS encoding metallophosphoesterase, with amino-acid sequence MFSFAVVADTHVNEDEHTCASPFATNARANARARHVFQDIAQLATAPDFVIHLGDIVHPVPGLPAFDEAARRFKEMAAVLPMPLHVVPGNHDVGDKRVDWMPADVVCAEYLDKYRATFGEDYYAVDQGTVRFIYLNALLFNSGLAGESDQMAWLDEQLATATGRVFISLHYPPFLHRRDEKGSYDNIDEPGRGWLLERMAHERVEAVFCGHVHNFWYETVGNAELYMLPSTAFLRHDFSEFYRVPPMDEYGRGDVNKFGYFVVDVYEQGHAAHLVRTRGRSVEEHATSAARDAVPHILAHTKTASACGIAAEMRHPWAEVVEIPCTGGVQEFGRKPARNDYPLMAMWEMGLRTLKIPLQDLAGEETLRRARMMSDVGHGFVTTCLGCPDPRLIEGAARAGVRIDALELNLTQARLAQSADRLRALRGASDAQLIYAKIRGVDDDKHFDGKHYSHFVNTGMRPAELAGADWLRESVAAGWVDGYTVRLDWGTDVHAAHRSLSRQAQDDGCVIWGAVKLAHELASANEDDLAIAALVADAYIAARMDQGVHYAFDTFMDVDRGYFPRNGFIDRRYDPRLAARVLAALNALLPHGRIHAVDVTGAAGAKRIDMRIGDEAYHLVSGPRPAAEALLGGLAPRPHTIDLIEDGGEGAGEIMRLIRP; translated from the coding sequence TTGTTTTCCTTCGCCGTGGTGGCGGACACGCATGTGAACGAGGACGAACACACCTGCGCGTCGCCATTCGCCACCAATGCCCGGGCCAACGCACGGGCGCGGCATGTGTTCCAGGACATCGCCCAGTTGGCCACAGCGCCGGATTTCGTTATCCACCTGGGCGACATCGTCCACCCCGTGCCGGGCTTGCCCGCGTTCGACGAGGCCGCGCGCAGGTTCAAGGAGATGGCGGCGGTGCTGCCCATGCCGCTGCATGTGGTGCCCGGCAATCACGACGTGGGCGACAAGCGGGTGGACTGGATGCCCGCCGACGTGGTCTGCGCCGAATACCTGGACAAGTACCGGGCGACGTTCGGCGAAGACTATTACGCCGTGGACCAGGGCACGGTGCGCTTCATCTACCTGAACGCCTTGTTGTTCAACTCGGGGTTGGCGGGGGAGTCGGATCAGATGGCGTGGCTGGACGAGCAGCTCGCCACCGCCACGGGGCGGGTATTCATATCGCTGCATTACCCGCCGTTCCTGCATCGGCGCGACGAAAAGGGCTCCTACGACAATATCGACGAGCCGGGCCGCGGCTGGCTGCTGGAACGCATGGCGCACGAACGGGTGGAAGCCGTGTTCTGCGGCCATGTCCACAATTTCTGGTACGAGACAGTGGGCAACGCGGAGCTGTACATGCTCCCTTCCACGGCCTTCCTGCGCCACGACTTCTCCGAGTTCTACCGCGTGCCGCCCATGGACGAATACGGGCGGGGCGACGTCAACAAGTTCGGCTACTTCGTGGTCGACGTCTACGAGCAGGGCCATGCGGCGCACCTGGTGCGCACGCGCGGCCGGTCCGTCGAAGAGCACGCCACATCCGCCGCGCGCGATGCCGTGCCGCACATCCTGGCGCATACCAAGACGGCGAGCGCATGCGGCATCGCCGCGGAAATGCGCCACCCCTGGGCCGAGGTGGTTGAGATCCCGTGCACCGGCGGCGTACAGGAGTTCGGCCGCAAGCCGGCGCGCAACGACTATCCCCTGATGGCCATGTGGGAGATGGGCCTGCGCACGCTGAAAATCCCGCTGCAGGACCTGGCGGGAGAAGAAACCCTGCGCCGCGCCAGGATGATGAGCGACGTCGGGCATGGCTTCGTCACCACCTGCCTGGGCTGCCCCGATCCGCGGTTGATCGAAGGCGCCGCGCGGGCGGGGGTCCGCATCGACGCGCTGGAATTGAACCTGACGCAGGCGCGGCTGGCGCAGTCGGCCGACCGCTTGCGTGCGCTGCGTGGCGCCAGCGACGCGCAGCTGATCTACGCGAAGATACGCGGCGTCGATGACGACAAGCATTTCGACGGCAAGCACTACAGCCATTTCGTGAATACCGGCATGCGCCCGGCCGAACTCGCCGGCGCCGACTGGCTGCGGGAGTCCGTCGCGGCGGGGTGGGTGGATGGATATACCGTCAGGCTGGATTGGGGCACGGATGTCCACGCCGCGCACCGATCGCTGTCCCGGCAGGCACAGGACGACGGCTGCGTCATCTGGGGCGCGGTGAAGCTCGCGCATGAGCTGGCCAGTGCGAACGAGGACGACCTGGCGATCGCCGCGCTCGTGGCCGATGCGTATATCGCCGCCCGCATGGACCAGGGCGTGCATTACGCCTTCGACACCTTCATGGACGTCGATCGTGGCTACTTTCCGCGCAACGGGTTCATCGATCGCCGCTATGACCCGCGTCTCGCGGCGCGCGTCCTGGCGGCGCTGAACGCGCTGCTGCCGCATGGTCGCATCCATGCCGTCGACGTGACCGGCGCGGCCGGCGCGAAGCGCATCGATATGCGCATCGGCGACGAGGCTTATCACCTGGTTTCCGGGCCCCGCCCGGCGGCCGAGGCATTGCTGGGCGGCCTGGCGCCGCGCCCGCACACGATCGATCTCATAGAAGACGGCGGGGAGGGGGCAGGGGAGATCATGCGGCTGATCCGGCCATGA
- a CDS encoding Bug family tripartite tricarboxylate transporter substrate binding protein: MKWFKRNAAALLGVLSVCAVGAAAAEPAAAKFHPTQPVRVVVAYVPGGATDLIARIMSEKLGKLWNQQVVVENRPGAGGMIGADNVVKAKPDGYTLLLGYTPEVSINKLVYNKMMYDPLADLTAISLVAEAPLVLVSGPKLPVKSFKELLALKGQHRSIAFGSPGTGGQQHLAGELLRVRTGLDMLHVPYKGTGAAVADLVGGQIDVFFATTPPLLGNIRAGKLHPLLVTGPVRQPLLPNTPTVDELGLKDFHLSNWFGVFGPAGMDKQVTAGIAADVAAVLEDPATVKAMEDNGLTIHYLPPDGFRQFIAKEMDLYTGIIAATGVPKQ; encoded by the coding sequence ATGAAGTGGTTCAAACGCAATGCCGCCGCCTTGCTGGGCGTGTTGTCCGTCTGCGCGGTGGGGGCGGCGGCGGCCGAGCCCGCAGCCGCGAAATTCCATCCTACGCAACCCGTGCGCGTGGTCGTCGCCTACGTCCCTGGCGGCGCCACCGACCTGATCGCGCGCATCATGAGCGAAAAGCTGGGCAAGCTGTGGAACCAGCAGGTGGTGGTGGAAAACCGCCCCGGCGCCGGCGGCATGATAGGCGCGGACAACGTGGTCAAGGCCAAGCCGGACGGCTATACGCTGCTGCTGGGCTACACGCCCGAGGTGTCGATCAACAAGCTGGTCTACAACAAGATGATGTACGACCCCTTGGCCGACCTGACGGCGATATCGCTGGTCGCCGAGGCGCCGCTGGTGCTGGTCAGCGGCCCCAAGCTTCCTGTGAAGAGTTTCAAGGAATTGCTCGCGCTGAAGGGACAGCATCGGTCGATCGCGTTCGGATCGCCCGGCACGGGCGGCCAGCAGCATCTGGCGGGAGAACTGCTGCGGGTGCGCACGGGCCTGGACATGCTGCACGTGCCCTACAAGGGCACGGGCGCGGCCGTCGCGGACCTGGTCGGCGGGCAGATCGACGTCTTCTTCGCGACCACGCCGCCCTTGCTGGGAAATATCCGGGCCGGCAAGCTGCATCCGCTGCTCGTGACCGGCCCCGTGCGCCAGCCGCTGCTGCCCAACACGCCGACCGTCGACGAACTCGGGCTGAAGGACTTCCACCTGAGCAACTGGTTCGGCGTGTTCGGGCCGGCGGGAATGGACAAGCAGGTGACGGCCGGGATCGCCGCGGACGTCGCGGCGGTGCTCGAGGATCCCGCCACCGTCAAGGCGATGGAGGACAACGGCCTGACCATCCATTATCTGCCGCCCGATGGTTTCCGGCAGTTCATCGCCAAGGAGATGGATTTGTACACGGGCATCATCGCCGCCACGGGGGTGCCCAAGCAGTAG
- a CDS encoding transporter substrate-binding domain-containing protein — translation MRLSASSCAAALLAGLCAFAAPAHADLLDDINARGVVRVGIMTDYPPFGSVDQQMKPRGYDIDMSALLEKAWHVRVEFVPVTAPNRVATLQTGKADVMLNIGRSEERAKAVDFTQPYAPYYIGIYGKPGSAPIHGVADLKGMTVAVTKGAIEERLLTEQAKDARLSRYDDNASTISAFFSGQANTMAIGNVIAVALRQKGSPPFEEKLILLNSPVHAAVPKGEKRLLDKMNAFLSSIKADGSLNAISEKWMQQPLSPDLLQAGAK, via the coding sequence ATGCGTCTATCCGCTTCTTCCTGCGCGGCGGCCCTGTTGGCCGGCCTGTGCGCCTTCGCGGCTCCGGCCCACGCCGATCTGCTCGACGACATCAATGCCCGCGGCGTCGTGCGGGTCGGCATCATGACCGACTATCCGCCTTTCGGCAGCGTGGACCAGCAGATGAAGCCGCGCGGCTACGACATCGACATGTCGGCGCTGCTCGAAAAGGCCTGGCACGTGCGGGTCGAATTCGTGCCCGTGACCGCGCCCAACCGGGTGGCGACCCTGCAGACGGGTAAAGCCGACGTCATGCTGAACATCGGCCGCAGCGAAGAGCGCGCCAAGGCCGTGGACTTCACCCAGCCCTATGCCCCGTACTACATCGGCATCTATGGCAAGCCGGGCAGCGCGCCGATCCATGGCGTGGCCGACCTGAAGGGCATGACCGTGGCGGTGACCAAGGGCGCCATCGAGGAACGCCTGCTGACGGAGCAGGCCAAGGACGCCAGGCTGTCGCGATACGACGACAACGCGAGCACCATATCCGCTTTTTTCAGCGGCCAGGCCAACACCATGGCCATCGGCAACGTCATCGCCGTGGCCCTGCGGCAGAAGGGTTCGCCGCCATTCGAGGAAAAGCTCATCCTGCTGAACTCGCCGGTGCACGCCGCCGTGCCCAAGGGTGAAAAGCGCCTGCTGGACAAGATGAATGCCTTCCTGTCCAGCATCAAGGCGGACGGCAGCCTGAACGCGATCTCGGAAAAGTGGATGCAGCAGCCGTTGTCGCCCGACCTGCTGCAGGCGGGCGCCAAGTAA
- a CDS encoding helix-turn-helix domain-containing protein yields MDPKLLEIGMRLRAYRIGAGLSADALGVRLNVSRASVYRMEAQGIGRLDVLMRVARLLDVPLETLLGVGVEYVASALAYFERLRQIEARAEHIFVAFGPIVYLLTSDGYDTLLRQALSTRATATRRPARARTDIDALMSILKLRKAQYLQRRPAITNVLSLPELVQFSEQGLEDEDASPALREAHRNMVLHELEHVAQLLESPPMGVQIGILFDRLPTTSFSVIRQADTTFSLTSPFRVGPQLNVWRGIGTISQDAEALRLHRQLANDLWSEVMTGQRAADFVRRRILARA; encoded by the coding sequence ATGGATCCGAAGTTGCTGGAAATCGGCATGCGCCTGCGCGCGTACCGCATCGGCGCGGGACTGAGCGCGGATGCGCTGGGTGTACGCCTGAACGTGTCGCGCGCCTCCGTCTACCGCATGGAGGCGCAGGGCATAGGCCGGCTGGACGTGCTGATGCGCGTGGCGCGGCTGCTGGACGTGCCGCTCGAAACCCTGCTGGGCGTCGGCGTCGAGTACGTGGCGTCGGCGCTGGCGTACTTCGAGCGGCTGCGCCAGATCGAGGCGCGCGCCGAACATATCTTCGTGGCTTTCGGCCCCATCGTGTACCTGCTGACGTCCGACGGCTACGACACGCTGCTGCGGCAGGCGCTGTCCACGCGTGCCACGGCCACACGGCGTCCGGCCCGCGCGCGCACCGACATCGACGCGCTCATGTCGATACTCAAATTGCGCAAGGCGCAGTACCTGCAACGCCGTCCCGCCATCACCAACGTGCTGTCGCTGCCGGAACTCGTCCAGTTCAGCGAACAGGGGCTGGAGGACGAGGACGCCAGCCCGGCGCTGCGGGAAGCCCATCGGAACATGGTGCTCCATGAGTTGGAACATGTGGCTCAACTGCTGGAATCCCCGCCGATGGGCGTGCAGATCGGCATACTTTTCGACAGGCTGCCCACGACGAGTTTTTCCGTCATACGCCAGGCGGACACCACGTTTTCGCTGACCAGCCCGTTTCGGGTGGGCCCGCAGCTGAACGTGTGGCGGGGGATCGGCACGATCTCGCAGGATGCCGAAGCCTTGCGCCTGCACCGCCAGCTGGCCAACGATTTGTGGTCCGAGGTCATGACCGGCCAGCGCGCCGCCGATTTCGTCCGGCGCCGCATCCTGGCCCGCGCTTGA
- the allB gene encoding allantoinase AllB codes for MVDLIIAGGHAVIGDAVVQADIAIDAGRIVAIGALTGLPGARRVIDAEGLHVLPGAIDCHVHFRDPGSTYKENWRTGSSAAAAGGVTTVMDMPNTDPPTANREALVRKRERAAALSLVDWGLYGVLDSSSLPHLEALVEDGIAGFKCFMTENTGDLESPDDGVVYEGLERLARLGVRCSVHAENAAIMQHRRRQFIEAGRTDARAHEESRPEVCEIEAIGRVTALAQAACAAVHIAHVSSAGGVQAIRHALAQGVDMTAETCPHYLLFGLPEIDSLSGMVRVNPPIRGGAHADALWAALLDGTIGMIATDHAPHTEEEKRNPDIWQCCRGMIGLETQMPVMLTESQRGRMSLPAYVRWSALAPALAWGLYPRKGHIGVGADADFAIVDMEGAYRIDQSALHSLNRISPWHGRFVTARPVHTLVRGNVVMWDRRVVGEPGWGRGIAPDWRRSSHG; via the coding sequence ATGGTGGATCTGATCATCGCGGGTGGCCATGCTGTCATCGGCGACGCGGTCGTGCAGGCCGACATCGCCATCGACGCGGGGCGCATCGTCGCGATCGGCGCATTGACCGGGCTGCCCGGCGCGCGCAGGGTCATCGATGCCGAAGGCCTGCACGTGCTGCCCGGCGCCATCGATTGCCACGTGCATTTCCGCGACCCGGGCTCGACCTACAAGGAAAACTGGCGGACGGGGTCGAGCGCCGCCGCGGCCGGCGGCGTGACGACCGTGATGGACATGCCCAATACGGATCCGCCCACCGCCAATCGCGAGGCGCTGGTGCGCAAGCGCGAGCGGGCGGCGGCCTTGTCCCTGGTCGATTGGGGCCTGTACGGCGTGCTCGACAGCAGCAGCCTGCCGCATCTGGAGGCCCTGGTCGAAGACGGCATCGCCGGCTTCAAGTGCTTCATGACGGAGAACACCGGCGACCTGGAGTCGCCGGACGACGGCGTGGTCTACGAAGGCCTGGAGCGCCTGGCCCGGCTGGGCGTGCGCTGCTCCGTCCACGCCGAGAATGCCGCCATCATGCAGCATCGCCGGCGCCAGTTCATCGAAGCGGGGCGCACCGACGCCCGCGCGCACGAGGAGTCTCGCCCCGAGGTCTGCGAGATCGAGGCGATCGGGCGCGTTACGGCGCTCGCCCAAGCGGCGTGCGCGGCTGTGCACATCGCCCACGTGAGCTCCGCCGGCGGCGTGCAGGCCATACGGCATGCACTGGCGCAGGGCGTCGACATGACGGCGGAGACCTGTCCGCACTACCTGCTGTTCGGCCTGCCCGAGATCGACAGCCTGTCCGGGATGGTCAGGGTCAATCCTCCCATACGGGGCGGCGCGCACGCCGACGCGTTGTGGGCCGCGCTGCTGGACGGCACCATAGGCATGATCGCCACCGACCATGCGCCGCATACCGAGGAAGAAAAACGCAACCCGGATATCTGGCAATGCTGCCGCGGCATGATAGGGCTGGAAACGCAGATGCCCGTCATGCTGACCGAATCGCAGCGCGGCCGGATGAGCTTGCCGGCATACGTGCGCTGGAGCGCGCTGGCCCCGGCGCTTGCCTGGGGGCTTTATCCGCGCAAAGGGCACATCGGCGTCGGCGCCGATGCGGACTTCGCCATCGTCGATATGGAAGGCGCGTATCGGATCGACCAGTCCGCGCTGCATTCGCTGAACCGCATTTCGCCCTGGCACGGGCGTTTCGTCACGGCGCGGCCGGTGCACACCCTGGTGCGCGGGAACGTGGTGATGTGGGACCGGCGCGTGGTCGGCGAGCCGGGATGGGGCAGGGGGATCGCCCCCGACTGGCGCAGGTCGTCCCATGGATGA
- a CDS encoding MmgE/PrpD family protein, producing the protein MDEAGCAMRRLCQWASATRPDAVPADVAERVAMVAADTIACALGAADDAELQAWTRDAGGGVSTGGMSAVAVPTSDARKAGYSLRACTVLGQPDLRLPPASAAARNAIAANWMQLDEGHHHLMCHAGIYCVPAALAECEAAHHDLGLFLHAIALGYEVTCRLARAWTFGAAPVHPHALWSGLGATATVGILRGLDGDTLHQALLHAATLAAPRPFAIVADGGLAANLWVGAGVEHAFTCVAWAQGGLPAPDHALARLGDMLHVHADTSAYTADLGDAWAIRQNYFKVLPCAGQSHASLEALMEVRAKVLARASGACDESVHIDAEVHDFAVGMDQRDVRTSLAARFSIPHLLAVAWLHGRTDADALGAGFLRDASVARLRHAIRLRPLRPALPPPHHRAARVTVTLRDGSSIQADCPAPLGSQARPLTAADVGRKCAELPRGHHVALLDALLRPDRASHAARAMTIRSLVQSDG; encoded by the coding sequence ATGGATGAAGCCGGCTGCGCGATGCGTCGACTCTGCCAGTGGGCGTCCGCCACCAGGCCGGATGCCGTTCCGGCCGACGTGGCAGAGCGCGTCGCCATGGTCGCCGCCGATACGATCGCCTGCGCGTTGGGCGCGGCGGACGATGCGGAGCTACAGGCCTGGACTCGCGATGCCGGAGGCGGCGTGTCCACGGGCGGGATGTCCGCCGTTGCAGTACCTACCAGCGATGCGCGCAAGGCTGGTTACTCCCTGCGCGCCTGCACCGTCCTCGGCCAGCCGGACCTGCGCCTGCCGCCGGCCAGCGCCGCCGCGCGCAACGCCATCGCCGCCAACTGGATGCAGCTGGACGAAGGGCATCATCACCTGATGTGCCACGCTGGCATCTATTGCGTCCCGGCGGCGCTGGCCGAATGCGAAGCCGCCCACCATGACCTGGGGCTCTTCCTGCACGCCATCGCCCTGGGCTACGAAGTGACCTGCCGCCTGGCCCGCGCCTGGACCTTCGGCGCCGCCCCCGTCCATCCGCATGCCTTGTGGAGCGGGCTGGGCGCGACCGCCACGGTCGGCATCCTGCGCGGGCTGGACGGCGATACCCTGCACCAGGCGTTGCTGCATGCCGCCACGCTGGCCGCGCCACGGCCCTTCGCCATCGTGGCCGATGGCGGCCTCGCCGCCAATCTCTGGGTCGGTGCCGGGGTTGAACATGCGTTCACGTGCGTCGCCTGGGCGCAAGGCGGGCTGCCCGCGCCCGATCATGCCCTGGCGCGCCTGGGTGACATGCTGCATGTACACGCCGATACCTCGGCATACACGGCCGACCTGGGCGACGCCTGGGCCATCCGCCAAAACTATTTCAAGGTGCTGCCCTGCGCCGGCCAGAGCCATGCCTCGCTGGAAGCTCTGATGGAAGTCCGCGCGAAAGTATTGGCGCGCGCATCGGGCGCGTGCGACGAATCGGTCCATATCGACGCCGAGGTCCACGACTTCGCGGTCGGCATGGACCAGCGCGACGTCCGGACCAGCCTGGCGGCGCGCTTTTCCATCCCCCATCTGCTTGCCGTCGCCTGGCTGCATGGCAGGACCGACGCCGACGCACTGGGCGCCGGCTTCCTGCGCGATGCGAGCGTGGCCCGTCTGCGCCATGCCATACGGCTGCGCCCGCTGCGGCCGGCGCTACCGCCGCCGCATCACCGAGCGGCACGGGTGACGGTGACGCTGCGCGACGGGTCGTCGATCCAGGCCGACTGCCCGGCCCCGCTGGGCAGCCAGGCACGGCCGCTCACGGCGGCGGACGTGGGCAGGAAGTGCGCCGAGCTGCCGCGCGGACATCATGTCGCCTTGCTGGATGCGTTATTGCGTCCTGATCGGGCCAGTCACGCCGCACGCGCCATGACGATACGAAGCCTGGTGCAATCCGACGGCTAG
- a CDS encoding sulfatase family protein, producing the protein MTPSRRPNFIFILADDLGYADLGCTGAMDERNRPANISPNLDRLAQRGVRFTRGYSNSAVCSPTRFALITGRWQYRLRGGAEEPLPTVMRDDKVLGLPPEHPTFPSLLGAAGYDTALIGKWHLGPPPLFGPTKSGYDYFFGFHAGGSDYFAHCDPRGRPDLWENDQPIEREGYLTDLLSRRACDYIDAADDARPFCLSLHYSAPHWPWLTREDADESRRIAGIGKHLDGGSIRTYQRMIHHMDEGIGWIVAALEKKGVLDDTFIVFTSDNGGERFSNNWPFVGQKMDLLEGGIRVPVLASWPNGLPRGELSDLPHMTMDWTATFLDAAGVGAAPGYPLDGVSLLPALRGHAPAVQRDLCWRMKHRDQRALIRGNWKFLQVEGIPYLFDLSRDERERANLRDREPGKLAELMEAWRAWDASLPPIPEDAQAHLVFDKRQLPQATF; encoded by the coding sequence ATGACACCATCCAGACGCCCCAATTTCATTTTCATCCTGGCCGATGACCTGGGCTATGCCGACCTCGGCTGTACCGGCGCCATGGACGAACGCAACAGGCCGGCCAATATTTCGCCGAACCTGGACCGGCTTGCGCAACGCGGCGTGCGCTTCACGCGCGGCTATTCGAATTCCGCCGTCTGCTCGCCCACCCGTTTCGCGCTGATCACCGGCAGGTGGCAGTACCGGCTGCGCGGCGGCGCCGAAGAGCCCCTGCCCACGGTCATGCGGGACGACAAGGTGCTAGGACTGCCGCCGGAGCATCCGACATTCCCTTCCCTGCTGGGCGCGGCGGGATACGACACCGCATTGATCGGTAAATGGCACCTGGGGCCGCCGCCGCTCTTCGGGCCCACGAAATCCGGATACGACTATTTCTTCGGCTTCCACGCAGGCGGATCCGATTACTTCGCCCATTGCGATCCGCGCGGCCGGCCCGACCTGTGGGAGAACGACCAGCCCATCGAACGCGAGGGCTATCTGACCGACCTGCTGAGCCGGCGCGCCTGCGACTACATCGACGCCGCGGATGACGCGCGGCCATTCTGCCTGAGCCTGCACTACAGCGCGCCGCACTGGCCATGGCTGACCCGCGAGGACGCCGACGAATCCCGGCGCATCGCCGGCATAGGCAAGCACCTGGACGGCGGCTCGATACGCACCTATCAGCGCATGATCCATCACATGGACGAAGGCATAGGCTGGATCGTTGCCGCCCTGGAAAAGAAAGGCGTCCTGGACGACACCTTCATCGTCTTCACCAGCGACAACGGGGGCGAACGTTTTTCCAACAACTGGCCCTTCGTGGGCCAGAAGATGGACCTGCTGGAAGGCGGCATACGGGTGCCGGTACTGGCGAGCTGGCCGAATGGCCTGCCCCGTGGCGAGCTCAGCGACCTGCCGCACATGACCATGGACTGGACCGCGACCTTCCTGGATGCCGCCGGCGTGGGCGCGGCGCCAGGCTACCCGCTGGACGGCGTATCGCTGCTGCCAGCGCTACGCGGGCACGCGCCGGCCGTCCAGCGCGATCTTTGCTGGCGAATGAAGCATCGTGACCAACGTGCCCTGATCCGCGGCAACTGGAAGTTTCTCCAGGTGGAAGGGATCCCCTACCTGTTCGACCTGTCCAGGGATGAACGGGAGCGGGCCAACCTGCGCGATCGGGAACCGGGCAAGCTGGCGGAACTGATGGAGGCGTGGCGGGCGTGGGACGCCAGCCTGCCGCCCATTCCGGAGGACGCGCAGGCGCACCTGGTGTTCGACAAGCGGCAATTGCCGCAGGCGACGTTCTAG